A DNA window from Sphaeramia orbicularis chromosome 22, fSphaOr1.1, whole genome shotgun sequence contains the following coding sequences:
- the nkx2.4a gene encoding NK2 homeobox 4a isoform X4: MSLSPKHTTPFSVTDILSPIEETYKKFSAMDGAGNLTSPLGAYRQPQVSQTGMQQHSMGHNATVATTYHMPHTVSQFSHSAMGGYCNGSIGNMGDLPSYQESMRNSAAATGWYSTNPDPRYSTSMNMTGMGSLTGMDATKSMPALHAAPRRKRRVLFSQAQVYELERRFKQQKYLSAPEREHLASMIHLTPTQVKIWFQNHRYKMKRQAKDKAAQQLQQQQQDGNLCQQQAQSPRRVAVPVLVKDGKPCQNGSNTPTPNQQQVQQSQQQSQQQNGAGVVLASSTSSLSQHQSQQQVNALELEEMSPSPPSLHSQLNMAQIDTSAVDYTSNMVSSNLLYGRTWSTCGAI, encoded by the exons ATGTCGTTGAGCCCAAAGCACACAACGCCTTTTTCAGTGACAGATATTTTGAGTCCAATCGAGGAGACCTACAAGAAGTTTAGTGCCATGGACGGCGCAGGGAACCTAACCTCTCCACTGGGAGCCTACCGACAGCCTCAGGTGTCTCAGACCGGCATGCAACAGCACTCCATGGGCCACAACGCCACCGTGGCCACTACTTACCACATGCCGCACACCGTTTCCCAGTTCTCCCACAGCGCAATGGGGGGATACTGCAATGGAAGCATTGGCAACATGGGAGACCTCCCGTCATACCAGGAAAGCATGCGGAATAGTGCAGCAGCAACAGGGTGGTACAGCACCAACCCTGATCCAAGATACTCCACCA GTATGAACATGACCGGCATGGGGAGTCTCACGGGGATGGACGCCACCAAATCCATGCCAGCTCTACACGCTGCGCCCAGGAGGAAACGACGCGTCCTGTTTTCGCAGGCTCAGGTCTACGAGCTGGAGAGGAGGTTTAAACAGCAGAAATACCTGTCGGCGCCCGAGAGGGAGCACCTGGCCAGCATGATCCACCTTACACCTACCCAGGTCAAGATCTGGTTTCAGAACCACCGGTATAAGATGAAGCGCCAGGCCAAGGACAAGGCTgcgcagcagctgcagcagcagcagcaggacggTAACCTGTGCCAACAGCAGGCGCAGTCCCCGAGGCGCGTAGCCGTGCCAGTACTGGTGAAGGACGGTAAACCGTGCCAGAACGGCTCCAACACACCGACGCCGAATCAGCAACAGGTACAACAGAGCCAACAACAAAGCCAACAACAGAACGGAGCCGGAGTCGTGCTCGCATCCTCGACCAGCAGCCTAAGCCAGCATCAAAGCCAGCAGCAGGTGAACGCTTTGGAGCTAGAGGAGATGTCACCCAGCCCCCCCTCACTGCACAGCCAGCTCAACATGGCCCAGATAGACACGTCTGCTGTAGATTACACCAGTAACATGGTCAGCTCAAACCTCCTGTACGGCAGAACGTG
- the nkx2.4a gene encoding NK2 homeobox 4a isoform X1: MSLSPKHTTPFSVTDILSPIEETYKKFSAMDGAGNLTSPLGAYRQPQVSQTGMQQHSMGHNATVATTYHMPHTVSQFSHSAMGGYCNGSIGNMGDLPSYQESMRNSAAATGWYSTNPDPRYSTISRFMGPSTGMNMTGMGSLTGMDATKSMPALHAAPRRKRRVLFSQAQVYELERRFKQQKYLSAPEREHLASMIHLTPTQVKIWFQNHRYKMKRQAKDKAAQQLQQQQQDGNLCQQQAQSPRRVAVPVLVKDGKPCQNGSNTPTPNQQQVQQSQQQSQQQNGAGVVLASSTSSLSQHQSQQQVNALELEEMSPSPPSLHSQLNMAQIDTSAVDYTSNMVSSNLLYGRTWSTCGAI; the protein is encoded by the exons ATGTCGTTGAGCCCAAAGCACACAACGCCTTTTTCAGTGACAGATATTTTGAGTCCAATCGAGGAGACCTACAAGAAGTTTAGTGCCATGGACGGCGCAGGGAACCTAACCTCTCCACTGGGAGCCTACCGACAGCCTCAGGTGTCTCAGACCGGCATGCAACAGCACTCCATGGGCCACAACGCCACCGTGGCCACTACTTACCACATGCCGCACACCGTTTCCCAGTTCTCCCACAGCGCAATGGGGGGATACTGCAATGGAAGCATTGGCAACATGGGAGACCTCCCGTCATACCAGGAAAGCATGCGGAATAGTGCAGCAGCAACAGGGTGGTACAGCACCAACCCTGATCCAAGATACTCCACCA tTTCTAGATTCATGGGACCTTCCACAGGTATGAACATGACCGGCATGGGGAGTCTCACGGGGATGGACGCCACCAAATCCATGCCAGCTCTACACGCTGCGCCCAGGAGGAAACGACGCGTCCTGTTTTCGCAGGCTCAGGTCTACGAGCTGGAGAGGAGGTTTAAACAGCAGAAATACCTGTCGGCGCCCGAGAGGGAGCACCTGGCCAGCATGATCCACCTTACACCTACCCAGGTCAAGATCTGGTTTCAGAACCACCGGTATAAGATGAAGCGCCAGGCCAAGGACAAGGCTgcgcagcagctgcagcagcagcagcaggacggTAACCTGTGCCAACAGCAGGCGCAGTCCCCGAGGCGCGTAGCCGTGCCAGTACTGGTGAAGGACGGTAAACCGTGCCAGAACGGCTCCAACACACCGACGCCGAATCAGCAACAGGTACAACAGAGCCAACAACAAAGCCAACAACAGAACGGAGCCGGAGTCGTGCTCGCATCCTCGACCAGCAGCCTAAGCCAGCATCAAAGCCAGCAGCAGGTGAACGCTTTGGAGCTAGAGGAGATGTCACCCAGCCCCCCCTCACTGCACAGCCAGCTCAACATGGCCCAGATAGACACGTCTGCTGTAGATTACACCAGTAACATGGTCAGCTCAAACCTCCTGTACGGCAGAACGTG
- the nkx2.4a gene encoding NK2 homeobox 4a isoform X2 gives MSLSPKHTTPFSVTDILSPIEETYKKFSAMDGAGNLTSPLGAYRQPQVSQTGMQQHSMGHNATVATTYHMPHTVSQFSHSAMGGYCNGSIGNMGDLPSYQESMRNSAAATGWYSTNPDPRYSTISRFMGPSTGMNMTGMGSLTGMDATKSMPALHAAPRRKRRVLFSQAQVYELERRFKQQKYLSAPEREHLASMIHLTPTQVKIWFQNHRYKMKRQAKDKAAQQLQQQQQDGNLCQQQAQSPRRVAVPVLVKDGKPCQNGSNTPTPNQQQVQQSQQQSQQQNGAGVVLASSTSSLSQHQSQQQVNALELEEMSPSPPSLHSQLNMAQIDTSAVDYTSNMVSSNLLYGRTSTCGAI, from the exons ATGTCGTTGAGCCCAAAGCACACAACGCCTTTTTCAGTGACAGATATTTTGAGTCCAATCGAGGAGACCTACAAGAAGTTTAGTGCCATGGACGGCGCAGGGAACCTAACCTCTCCACTGGGAGCCTACCGACAGCCTCAGGTGTCTCAGACCGGCATGCAACAGCACTCCATGGGCCACAACGCCACCGTGGCCACTACTTACCACATGCCGCACACCGTTTCCCAGTTCTCCCACAGCGCAATGGGGGGATACTGCAATGGAAGCATTGGCAACATGGGAGACCTCCCGTCATACCAGGAAAGCATGCGGAATAGTGCAGCAGCAACAGGGTGGTACAGCACCAACCCTGATCCAAGATACTCCACCA tTTCTAGATTCATGGGACCTTCCACAGGTATGAACATGACCGGCATGGGGAGTCTCACGGGGATGGACGCCACCAAATCCATGCCAGCTCTACACGCTGCGCCCAGGAGGAAACGACGCGTCCTGTTTTCGCAGGCTCAGGTCTACGAGCTGGAGAGGAGGTTTAAACAGCAGAAATACCTGTCGGCGCCCGAGAGGGAGCACCTGGCCAGCATGATCCACCTTACACCTACCCAGGTCAAGATCTGGTTTCAGAACCACCGGTATAAGATGAAGCGCCAGGCCAAGGACAAGGCTgcgcagcagctgcagcagcagcagcaggacggTAACCTGTGCCAACAGCAGGCGCAGTCCCCGAGGCGCGTAGCCGTGCCAGTACTGGTGAAGGACGGTAAACCGTGCCAGAACGGCTCCAACACACCGACGCCGAATCAGCAACAGGTACAACAGAGCCAACAACAAAGCCAACAACAGAACGGAGCCGGAGTCGTGCTCGCATCCTCGACCAGCAGCCTAAGCCAGCATCAAAGCCAGCAGCAGGTGAACGCTTTGGAGCTAGAGGAGATGTCACCCAGCCCCCCCTCACTGCACAGCCAGCTCAACATGGCCCAGATAGACACGTCTGCTGTAGATTACACCAGTAACATGGTCAGCTCAAACCTCCTGTACGGCAGAAC
- the nkx2.4a gene encoding NK2 homeobox 4a isoform X3 produces the protein MSLSPKHTTPFSVTDILSPIEETYKKFSAMDGAGNLTSPLGAYRQPQVSQTGMQQHSMGHNATVATTYHMPHTVSQFSHSAMGGYCNGSIGNMGDLPSYQESMRNSAAATGWYSTNPDPRYSTISRFMGPSTGMNMTGMGSLTGMDATKSMPALHAAPRRKRRVLFSQAQVYELERRFKQQKYLSAPEREHLASMIHLTPTQVKIWFQNHRYKMKRQAKDKAAQQLQQQQQDGNLCQQQAQSPRRVAVPVLVKDGKPCQNGSNTPTPNQQQVQQSQQQSQQQNGAGVVLASSTSSLSQHQSQQQVNALELEEMSPSPPSLHSQLNMAQIDTSAVDYTSNMVSSNLLYGRTW, from the exons ATGTCGTTGAGCCCAAAGCACACAACGCCTTTTTCAGTGACAGATATTTTGAGTCCAATCGAGGAGACCTACAAGAAGTTTAGTGCCATGGACGGCGCAGGGAACCTAACCTCTCCACTGGGAGCCTACCGACAGCCTCAGGTGTCTCAGACCGGCATGCAACAGCACTCCATGGGCCACAACGCCACCGTGGCCACTACTTACCACATGCCGCACACCGTTTCCCAGTTCTCCCACAGCGCAATGGGGGGATACTGCAATGGAAGCATTGGCAACATGGGAGACCTCCCGTCATACCAGGAAAGCATGCGGAATAGTGCAGCAGCAACAGGGTGGTACAGCACCAACCCTGATCCAAGATACTCCACCA tTTCTAGATTCATGGGACCTTCCACAGGTATGAACATGACCGGCATGGGGAGTCTCACGGGGATGGACGCCACCAAATCCATGCCAGCTCTACACGCTGCGCCCAGGAGGAAACGACGCGTCCTGTTTTCGCAGGCTCAGGTCTACGAGCTGGAGAGGAGGTTTAAACAGCAGAAATACCTGTCGGCGCCCGAGAGGGAGCACCTGGCCAGCATGATCCACCTTACACCTACCCAGGTCAAGATCTGGTTTCAGAACCACCGGTATAAGATGAAGCGCCAGGCCAAGGACAAGGCTgcgcagcagctgcagcagcagcagcaggacggTAACCTGTGCCAACAGCAGGCGCAGTCCCCGAGGCGCGTAGCCGTGCCAGTACTGGTGAAGGACGGTAAACCGTGCCAGAACGGCTCCAACACACCGACGCCGAATCAGCAACAGGTACAACAGAGCCAACAACAAAGCCAACAACAGAACGGAGCCGGAGTCGTGCTCGCATCCTCGACCAGCAGCCTAAGCCAGCATCAAAGCCAGCAGCAGGTGAACGCTTTGGAGCTAGAGGAGATGTCACCCAGCCCCCCCTCACTGCACAGCCAGCTCAACATGGCCCAGATAGACACGTCTGCTGTAGATTACACCAGTAACATGGTCAGCTCAAACCTCCTGTACGGCAGAACGTGGTAG